The Neurospora crassa OR74A linkage group I, whole genome shotgun sequence genome segment ACAACTTGTGCTTTCGGTCTTCTCTCGCGAGTCGCCCACATCTAGCAGCAATGCCTACTCCCGAATCGGCGGCCTTCCTGGCCAAGAAGCCCACCGTCCCGCCCACCTTTGACGGCGTCGACTACAATGATACGAAGCGCCTGAAGCAGGCCCAGGATGCCATTATCCGCGAGCAATGGGTCCGAGTTATGATGGGTCGCCTGGTGCGGGAGGAGTTGTCCAAGTGCTATTATAGGGAGGGCGTGAACCATCTGGAGAAGTGCGGACATCTGAGAGGTGGGTACAGGAGTGCTTCCCATCTCCCGTGGTTCTTTGGCGGCAGAACCATTCAGCAATTGCATGCAATCAGCCATGCGATGGTgctttttccccttctcttGCTGACTTGTTTCTGACACAGAACGCTACCTCCAACTACTCTCCGAAAACCGTGTCCAGGGTTATCTTTTCGAGCAGCAGAACCATTTCGCGAACCAGCCAAAGCAATGAGTTCTCCTCCATCATTCTGGGAGCAGACCGGAGGGTACAAGCTGGAGCGAGCTGATTTGGGGCTGAAATGATCTGGGCAGCGAGAGTTTTGGCAGGGCAGTGCGCTCGAGAACCGGAGAGCGAGTCAGTCATGGTCGAACCGGGAAGGGGCTCCATAACATCGCGGACCACCCTTTCAGACGTTCGGCTTCAGCAACCCCCAGAGGAGTGCTCGGGCCCTTTAATGAGACTTACGAGCAGGCATGTAAATATTAACAGAACTCGGCAACAACAGACACACGGGGGACTAGAGGAATAACAGGACTCAATTCGGCCTCccattttttttatttttttcatTTATTCTTCTGCACGTATGTTGTCTGTACAGTTCGCAGATTTGGACTATAGAATACATAAAGTGCTTTAGTTGTCACTGCCCTAGTAACAGCTGCAACGGTTCCTGTCCAATATCAAAACTGCTCCAGTGGTGCTTTTCACCCGCCGTAGAAATTTTTAGCTCCCGTCCCACCCCTCCAATTCGTCGCGCGCATCCCGTGTCCGTCTCCCCAGGCCGAAAGCCACTTCCGGCCGGCGTGTCTTTTTACATTCGCACCTGTGAAGCTGATTTAAGCGAGTTGTCTATCCAATCGATCCGATCCTTGGTGTAATTCCCACTGGCCGACTGCCGACGATTACACACATACACCTCCGACCATCCCCCGGGATAATCGCCATGATCTGCCGAACGTGTTTGCGCCGGGCTTCCGGCTTCGCCAgacctgccgccgccgcggccaCCAGGCCCATGGTTGCCGCTAGTTCGCGCGCCGCCTTCAGTACCACTTTCAGCGTGTGCACTCCTCCCGCAGCgacccccgccgccgccgcaccAGCAACTTCCACAGCCGAGGCCGGCCTCGCACCAGTACCAGGCGCCGCGACGACAGAACAAGCCAAGGCGGCCATCTCGTCTTGCCCGGCGGGCACCAAGCTTAACGGTCTCAACTACTTCAAGAACAAGGCGGATCCCGTGGCACTG includes the following:
- the nuo12.3 gene encoding NADH:ubiquinone oxidoreductase 12.3kD subunit, whose amino-acid sequence is MPTPESAAFLAKKPTVPPTFDGVDYNDTKRLKQAQDAIIREQWVRVMMGRLVREELSKCYYREGVNHLEKCGHLRERYLQLLSENRVQGYLFEQQNHFANQPKQ